In Drosophila simulans strain w501 chromosome 3R, Prin_Dsim_3.1, whole genome shotgun sequence, a single window of DNA contains:
- the LOC6728086 gene encoding cell wall integrity and stress response component 2, which produces MKLSLVLFVLSMVLYVAQVRAADTTTSTESSTSTTTDSSTTESTTESTTSSPSSSSGTHKKIVRLSNLKYSITRKIRVGATTSSSTRSKSSRAKSRKARLNAAKRSKKAANRKLNKKSRNRNVRVVRG; this is translated from the coding sequence ATGAAGTTGTCCCTTGTTCTCTTCGTCCTCTCGATGGTTTTGTATGTGGCTCAAGTCAGAGCTGCTGATACCACCACAAGCACAGAATcgagcaccagcaccaccacggACAGCTCCACCACGGAATCGACCACAGAGTCCACCACGTCGTCCCCTTCATCTAGTTCCGGCACACACAAGAAAATCGTGCGTCTTAGCAATCTGAAGTACTCGATCACCAGGAAAATCAGAGTTGGAGCCACCACCAGTTCCTCGACCAGATCCAAAAGCTCCCGCGCCAAGTCCCGCAAGGCCCGCCTAAATGCGGCTAAGCGATCCAAGAAGGCCGCCAACCGAAAACTCAACAAGAAGTCCAGGAACCGCAATGTACGCGTGGTCCGCGGTTAA
- the LOC6728089 gene encoding serine protease HTRA2, mitochondrial, which translates to MALRGCHRLEVIFKRCIASPVLHSQAGNRRSSQLAIKGVDPNSNGNSGQYQQNGEHKEKGWRRLVRFFVPFSLGAAVSAAIIQREDFTPTIAASKMTGRRRDFNFIADVVAGCADSVVYIEIKDTRHFDYFSGQPITASNGSGFIIEQNGLILTNAHVVINKPHTMVQVRLSDGRTFPATIEDVDQTSDLATLRIQVNNLSVMRLGKSSTLRSGEWVVALGSPLALSNTVTAGVISSTQRASQELGLRNRDINYLQTDAAITFGNSGGPLVNLDGEAIGVNSMKVTAGISFAIPIDYVKVFLERAAEKRKKGSAYKTGYPVKRYMGITMLTLTPDILFELKSRSQNMPNNLTHGVLVWKVIVGSPAHSGGLQPGDIVTHINKKEIKNSSDVYDALADNSKTLDIVILRGVKQMHVTITPEDP; encoded by the exons ATGGCTTTGCGCGGTTGCCACCGCTTGGAAGTGATCTTCAAACGCTGCATTGCCTCCCCGGTGTTACACAGTCAAGCAGGCAATCGGAGGAGCAGTCAACTAGCGATCAAAGGAGTCGATCCAAACAGCAATGGTAACAGTGGGCAATATCAGCAAAATGGTGAACATAAAGAAAAAGGCTGGAGACGATTGGTTCGATTCTTTGTGCCCTTCTCCCTGGGCGCTGCGGTCAGTGCGGCGATCATCCAGCGGGAGGACTTTACGCCAACGATCGCCGCTTCCAAGATGACCGGTCGTCGTCGGGACTTCAACTTTATAGCTGATGTGGTGGCAGGTTGTGCGGATTCCGTGGTCTACATTGAGATCAAGGACACCCGCCACTTTGACTACTTCAGCGGCCAACCGATTACGGCATCGAATGGTTCCGGCTTCATCATTGAGCAGAACGGTCTTATCCTTACCAACGCCCATGTGGTGATCAACAAACCACACACAATGGTACAGGTGAGGCTATCCGACGGCAGGACTTTTCCCGCCACCATCGAGGACGTGGATCAGACATCCGATCTGGCGACTTTGCGCATACAG GTGAACAATCTTTCGGTGATGCGGCTAGGCAAGAGCAGTACCCTGCGATCCGGCGAGTGGGTTGTTGCCTTAGGCAGTCCGCTGGCCCTAAGCAATACGGTGACCGCAGGAGTAATCAGTTCCACGCAGCGTGCATCTCAAGAACTTGGCCTTCGAAACAGGGACATCAACTACCTGCAAACGGATGCTGCGATTACGTTTGGCAACTCCGGCGGTCCCTTGGTCAATCTGGATGGCGAGGCTATTGGAGTTAACTCGATGAAGGTGACGGCTGGCATAAGCTTCGCAATACCCATTGACTATGTAAAGGTGTTTCTGGAGCGGGCGGCCGAGAAACGAAAGAAGGGCTCTGCCTACAAGACCGGCTATCCGGTGAAGCGGTACATGGGCATCACCATGCTGACGCTCACACCGGATATTCTGTTCGAGCTCAAGTCACGAAGCCAAAACATGCCCAACAACTTAACGCACGGCGTGCTCGTGTGGAAGGTTATCGTTGGGTCACCGGCGCACAG TGGTGGACTCCAACCCGGAGACATAGTGACCCACATAAACAAGAAGGAGATCAAGAACTCATCGGATGTCTACGATGCCTTGGCTGATAATAGTAAAACCTTAGATATAGTGATCCTGCGAGGTGTGAAGCAGATGCACGTGACCATTACGCCAGAAGATCCCTAG
- the LOC6728085 gene encoding probable cytochrome P450 313a1 isoform X1 gives MLTIDLLLAVGALFWIYFLWSRRRLYLLMLRIPGPIGLPILGSSLENIITYKRKLSFRTKYLNKYGSTILTWMGPVPFIVTRDPKIVEDVFSSPDCHNKSQHIVNAITSCMGNGLLGKQDPDWLDRRKHFNPSFKQDLLLSFFHIFDSETKILMNLLDSYVDKGEIDVVPEMLRWSFKIAAQTTMGSEVKHDEHFKNGSLVECFESLISHSTLNILMPLVQNKMVSKICGYDKLRADNFSRIQKMLDNVVNKKVNPSPKTDSDPELNIVINRAMELYRKGDITYMDVKSECCIMIAAGYDTSALTVYHTLFLLANHPEHQEAVFEELNAAFPDAGHFEITYPDMQKLDYLERVIKETLRLIPAIPITARETKNDVRLSNGVLIPKGVVIGIDMFHTHRNPEVWGPDADNFNPDNFLAENMEQKHPYAYIPFARGKRNCIGSKYAMMSSKFALCRILRNYKISTNTLYKDLVYVDNMTMKLAEYPRLKLQRRS, from the exons ATGTTAACGATCGATTTGTTACTGGCGGTCGGAGCTcttttttggatatatttcTTATGGAGTCGCCGAAGGTTATATTTGCTGATGCTAAGGATTCCTGGACCCATAGGACTACCCATTCTGGGTAGTTCCCTGGAAAATATCATCACCTATAAAC GTAAACTAAGCTTTCGAACAAAGTATTTGAATAAGTACGGCTCGACTATTTTAACGTGGATGGGTCCGGTGCCATTTATAGTGACCCGAGATCCGAAAATTGTGGAGGATGTCTTTTCGTCTCCTGATTGCCACAACAAGAGCCAGCATATTGTGAATGCTATAACTTCTTGCATGGGAAATGGATTGCTTGGAAAACAAG ATCCCGATTGGCTTGATCGCCGCAAACACTTTAACCCATCGTTTAAACAGGATCTTCTGCTTAGCTTCTTTCACATTTTCGATTCCGAGACGAAAATCCTGATGAATTTACTAGATAGTTATGTCGACAAGGGCGAAATAGATGTGGTTCCAGAGATGCTCAGATGGTCGTTTAAAATAGCCGCCC AAACCACAATGGGTTCTGAAGTTAAGCATGATGAGCACTTCAAAAATGGCAGCCTCGTGGAATGCTTCGAATC GCTTATATCTCATTCGACTCTCAATATATTGATGCCCTTGGTCCAAAACAAGAtggtttcaaaaatatgcGGTTATGATAAGCTACGAGCTGACAACTTTTCTAGAATTCAAAAAATGTTGGATAAC GTGGTTAATAAAAAAGTCAATCCATCGCCAAAGACTGATTCAGATCCCGAATTGAACATTGTGATCAATAGGGCAATGGAACTGTACCGCAAAGGCGATATCACCTATATGGATGTGAAGAGCGAATGTTGTATAATGATTGCCGCCGGCTATGATACATCAGCTTTAACAGTGTATCACACCCTCTTCCTTCTGGCCAATCATCCCGAGCACCAGGAAGCGGTCTTTGAGGAGCTAAATGCTGCTTTCCCAGATGCCGGACACTTTGAAATAACATACCCAGATATGCAAAAGCTGGACTACTTGGAGCGCGTGATAAAGGAGACCCTACGCCTGATACCTGCTATTCCAATAACGGCAAGGGAAACAAAGAACGATGTTCGTCTCTCGAATGGAGTTCTCATTCCCAAAGGAGTCGTCATCGGCATCGATATGTTTCACACTCACAGAAATCCCGAAGTCTGGGGTCCAGATGCAGACAACTTTAATCCGGATAACTTCTTGGCGGAAAACATGGAGCAAAAGCACCCATATGCCTACATTCCATTTGCGAGGGGAAAGAGAAATTGCATAG gGTCAAAATATGCAATGATGTCTTCAAAGTTTGCTTTATGCAGAATACTCAGGAACTACAAGATTAGCACAAACACTCTCTACAAGGATCTGGTTTATGTGGACAACATGACTATGAAACTGGCGGAGTATCCACGACTTAAACTCCAAAGACGCAGTTAG
- the LOC6728084 gene encoding cGMP-specific 3',5'-cyclic phosphodiesterase encodes MHGPVSRSSSSSNMTDVSSPAGGAASPVEMTTSSSSAATTSASSSKPLTNGANKTTISTVAGGVAPGAVPGPGSGAIPASSSSGNQVKLEHHHRQSNNNRPAATNRSSETKLRSPAGESDGASRLMTPAGSSSSPSQSPSQTQASIQTQTSQQDRLAKASTTASQQDVDEVARLFEEKPEAFEKWLTERAPPEALSRLQEFIENRKPHKRPSVTSDLFQQWMAASPTVQQKSPRSLSNSSASSLPECRRHLMDLDEGELFMELIRDVANELDIDVLCHKILVNVGLLTHADRGSLFLAKGTPTNKYLVAKLFDVTQKTALKDAVTRASAEEIIIPFGIGIAGMVAQTKQMINIKEAYKDARFNCEIDLKTGYKTNAILCMPICNYEGDIIGVAQIINKTNGCMEFDEHDVEIFRRYLTFCGIGIQNAQLFEMSVQEYRRNQILLNLARSIFEEQNNLECLVTKIMTEARELLKCERCSVFLVDLDCCEASHLEKIIEKPNQQATRAIKSADSFEEKKMRNRFTVLFELGGEYQAANVSRPSVSELSSSTLAQIAQFVATTGQTVNICDVIEWVRDHNQIRAEDEIDSTQAILCMPIMNAQKKVIGVAQLINKANGVPFTDSDASIFEAFAIFCGLGIHNTQMYENACKLMAKQKVALECLSYHATASQDQTEKLTQDVIAEAESYNLYSFTFTDFELVDDDTCRAVLRMFMQCNLVSQFQIPYDVLCRWVLSVRKNYRPVKYHNWRHALNVAQTMFAMLKTGKMERFMTDLEILGLLVACLCHDLDHRGTNNAFQTKTESPLAILYTTSTMEHHHFDQCVMILNSEGNNIFQALSPEDYRSVMKTVESAILSTDLAMYFKKRNAFLELVENGEFDWQGEEKKDLLCGMMMTACDVSAIAKPWEVQHKVAKLVADEFFDQGDLEKLQLNTQPVAMMDRERKDELPKMQVGFIDVICLPLYRVLCDTFPWITPLYEGTLENRRNWQDLAEKVEMGLTWIDHDTIDKPVEEFAACADEEIKDIEFTVTTLNCNQQSQHGSEDSHTPEHQRSGSRLSMKKTGALGKAVRSKLSKTLYNSMDGSKPKTSLKLLESHVSEDMDDKSPTSPSQPQASGSMGRMSASSSTSSTGGQMVDKSKKRSKLCALL; translated from the exons ATGCACGGCCCAgtgagcaggagcagcagcagcagcaacatgacaGATGTGTCATCGCCAGCTGGTGGCGCCGCATCTCCGGTTGAAATGACCACCAGCAGCTCCTCAGCCGCCACTACGTCGGCGTCCTCGTCCAAACCGCTGACCAATGGCGCCAACAAGACGACTATATCAACGGTAGCTGGAGGAGTGGCACCGGGTGCTGTTCCTGGACCCGGGTCCGGAGCAATCCCCGCCAGCAGTTCGAGTGGCAATCAGGTCAAGCTGGAGCATCATCACCGCCAGAGCAATAACAATCGACCTGCGGCCACCAATCGCAGTTCGGAAACCAAGCTGAGATCTCCAGCCGGCGAGAGTGATGGCGCCTCAAGGCTGATGACACCTGCCGGCAGTTCCTCATCCCCATCGCAATCTCCATCGCAAACCCAAGCCAGTATACAAACCCAGACGAGTCAGCAGGACAGGCTGGCCAAGGCGAGCACCACGGCATCTCAGCAGGATGTCGATGAGGTGGCCCGCCTGTTCGAGGAGAAGCCGGAAGCATTCGAGAAGTGGCTGACGGAAAGGGCTCCTCCAGAGGCACTCAGCCGACTGCAGGAGTTCATCGAGAATCGCAAGCCGCACAAGCGACCCTCGGTCACCTCTGATCTCTTCCAGCAGTGGATGGCCGCATCGCCCACCGTGCAGCAG AAATCGCCGAGGAGCCTCTCGAACTCTTCAGCATCGTCACTTCCGGAGTGCCGGAGGCATCTGATGGACCTGGACGAGGGCGAGCTGTTCATGGAACTGATTCGCGACGTGGCCAACGAACTGGACATCGATGTTCTGTGCCACAAGATTCTGGTCAACGTCGGACTGCTCACCCACGCGGATCGTGGCTCCTTGTTTCTGGCCAAGGGCACGCCCACCAACAAGTATCTGGTTGCCAAGCTATTCGATGTCACTCAAAAGACAG CACTCAAGGACGCGGTGACTCGGGCCAGTGCCGAGGAGATAATCATTCCCTTTGGCATTGGAATCGCGGGAATGGTGGCGCAGACAAAGCAGATGATTAACATCAAGGAGGCCTACAAGGATGCGCGCTTCAACTGTGAAATCGATCTGAAGACCGGCTACAAGACGAACGCCATCCTCTGCATGCCCATTTGCAATTACGAGGGCGACATCATAGGCGTGGCgcaaattattaacaaaacgAATG GCTGCATGGAGTTCGACGAGCATGACGTGGAAATCTTTCGTCGCTATCTGACCTTTTGTGGAATTGGCATACAGAATGCCCAGCTCTTTGAGATGTCCGTCCAGGAATACCGGCGTAATCAAATTCTCCTCAATTTGGCGCGCAGTATCTTCGAGGAGCAGAATAATCTGGAGTGCTTGGTCACCAAAATTATGACAGAGGCCCGGGAACTTCTCAAATGCGAAAGGTGCTCCGTGTTTCTGGTGGATCTCGACTGTTGCGAGGCG AGCCATTTGGAGAAGATAATTGAGAAGCCCAATCAGCAAGCCACCCGCGCCATCAAGTCCGCCGATAGCTTTGAGGAGAAG AAAATGCGCAATCGTTTCACGGTGCTCTTCGAACTCGGTGGAGAATATCAGGCTGCCAATGTTTCGAGGCCATCTGTCAGCGAGTTGAGCTCCTCGACGCTGGCCCAGATTGCTCAGTTTGTGGCCACCACCGGGCAAACGGTGAACATCTGCGATGTCATCGAGTGGGTCAGGGATCACAATCAGATACGGGCGGAGGACGAAATAGATAGCACTCAGGCTATCCTCTGCATGCCCATAATGAATGCGCAGAAGAAGGTCATTGGCGTTGCCCAGCTTATCAATAAG GCCAACGGAGTTCCCTTCACCGATTCGGATGCCTCTATTTTCGaggcatttgccattttctgcGGCTTGGGCATTCACAACACCCAGATGTACGAGAATGCCTGCAAGTTGATGGCCAAGCAGAAGGTGGCCCTCGAGTGCCTCAGTTACCATGCCACCGCTAGCCAGGATCAGACGGAGAAGCTCACCCAGGACGTGATTGCCGAGGCGGAGTCCTACAACCTGTACAGCTTCACCTTTACGG ACTTTGAGCTGGTCGACGATGACACCTGTCGCGCAGTGCTTCGCATGTTCATGCAGTGCAATTTGGTCTCGCAGTTTCAGATACCATATGAT GTTCTTTGCCGCTGGGTTTTAAGCGTTCGCAAGAATTATCGTCCTGTGAAATACCACAATTGGAGGCATGCTCTCAACGTGGCCCAAACGATGTTCGCCATGCTTAAAACTGGAAAGATGGAGCGCTTTATGACAGATCTGGAGATTCTGGGTCTGTTGGTGGCCTGTTTGTGCCATGACTTGGACCATCGTGGCACCAACAATGCTTTCCAGACCAAAACGGAGTCGCCACTGGCCATTTTGTACACCACTAGCACGATGGAGCACCATCACTTCGATCAGTGCGTGATGATTCTCAATTCGGAGGGAAACAATATCTTTCAG GCCTTGTCACCTGAGGACTATCGTTCAGTCATGAAGACCGTGGAAAGCGCCATTCTGTCCACCGATCTGGCCATGTATTTCAAGAAAAGGAACGCTTTCCTGGAGTTGGTGGAAAATGGAGAGTTCGATTGGCAGGGCGAGGAGAAGAAAGATT TGCTTTGTGGCATGATGATGACTGCCTGCGATGTGAGTGCCATTGCCAAGCCCTGGGAGGTTCAGCACAAGGTTGCCAAGTTGGTGGCCGATGAGTTCTTTGACCAAGGAGACCTCGAGAAGCTGCAGCTCAACACCCAACCAGTGGCCATGATGGACAG gGAGCGCAAGGACGAGCTACCCAAGATGCAGGTGGGCTTCATCGACGTGATCTGTCTACCCCTCTACAGAGTGCTTTGCGACACCTTCCCCTGGATCACTCCGCTCTATGAAGGAACCTTGGAGAACCGACGCAACTGGCAGGATCTGGCCGAGAAAGTGGAAATGGGCCTCACCTGGATCGATCACGATACGATTGACAAGCCCGTGGAGGAGTTTGCCGCGTGTGCGGATGAGGAGATCAAGGATATCGAGTTCACTGTGACCACGCTCAATTGCAATCAGCAATCCCAGCATGGCAGCGAGGATAGCCACACGCCGGAGCACCAGCGAAGTGGCTCCAGATTAAGCATGAAGAAGACCGGAGCCCTGGGCAAGGCAGTTCGATCGAAGCTATCAAAGACCCTATACAACAGCATGGATGGCTCAAAGCCGAAGACCTCCTTGAAGCTCCTCGAGTCTCATGTCAGCGAGGATATGGACGACAAGAGTCCCACGAGTCCTTCGCAGCCGCAGGCCTCCGGGAGCATGGGCCGCATGTCCGCCTCGTCCTCCACTTCATCCACCGGCGGCCAGATGGTGGACAAGTCCAAAAAGCGATCCAAACTGTGCGCGTTGTTATGA
- the LOC6728087 gene encoding ribosomal RNA processing protein 36 homolog isoform X2 yields MTFEEIMKLKEELGAKVYKEAVLGGKSSRPQKPKAKTDLKRLNKNRPREMTTRRQVPFLGAEHRVERKKNVELRDPRFDEKSGTYSAETFKKNYQFVSQIRAKEVGQLKKKLDEVEDEAEKHNIKDTMQRLINKNVEDKKWHTKQKQLKKERSVIQKKHDLGQQPHYLTKKERRAKELVAQFEKLKNTGKLNKHMEKRRKKNAAKDRKRIGIE; encoded by the exons ATGACGTTCGAGGAGATAATGAAACTAAAAGAGGAGCTGGGCGCCAAGGTATACAAAGAGGCTGTGCTCGGTGGCAAGAGTTCTAGACCGCAAAAACCAAAGGCCAAAACCGACCTCAAGCGCCTAAACAAAAACCGACCTCGTGAAATGACCACCAGACGACAGGTTCCATTTTTGGGCGCCGAGCACCGAGTGGAGcggaaaaaaaatgttgaactCAGAGATCCAAGATTTGACGAGAAATCAGGAACATATAGTGCAGAAACCTTCAAGAAAAACTACCAGTTTGTCTCCCAGATTCGAGCAAAGGAAGTTGGTCAGCTGAAGAAGAAACTGGACGAGGTGGAGGATGAGGCGGAGAAGCACAATATAAAGGACACCATGCAGCGActtatcaataaaaatgtggaGGACAAGAAGTGGCACACCAAACAGAAGCAATTGAAAAAGGAGCGCTCTGTCATTCAGAAGAAACACGATCTGGGGCAACAACCTCATTATCTGACAAAGA AGGAGCGTCGAGCTAAGGAACTTGTGGCCCAATTCGAGAAGCTGAAAAACACTGGAAAGCTCAACAAGCACATGGAAAAGCGACGCAAGAAGAACGCCGCCAAGGACCGCAAACGCATTGGCATAGAATAA
- the LOC6728087 gene encoding ribosomal RNA processing protein 36 homolog isoform X1 has product MSSPSESSSASEHEASDDNETQNAIREDLKGMTFEEIMKLKEELGAKVYKEAVLGGKSSRPQKPKAKTDLKRLNKNRPREMTTRRQVPFLGAEHRVERKKNVELRDPRFDEKSGTYSAETFKKNYQFVSQIRAKEVGQLKKKLDEVEDEAEKHNIKDTMQRLINKNVEDKKWHTKQKQLKKERSVIQKKHDLGQQPHYLTKKERRAKELVAQFEKLKNTGKLNKHMEKRRKKNAAKDRKRIGIE; this is encoded by the exons atGTCCTCTCCCAGTGAATCCTCTTCAGCTTCTGAGCACGAGGCTAGCGATGACAACGAAACTCAG AATGCCATTCGCGAAGATCTCAAAGGAATGACGTTCGAGGAGATAATGAAACTAAAAGAGGAGCTGGGCGCCAAGGTATACAAAGAGGCTGTGCTCGGTGGCAAGAGTTCTAGACCGCAAAAACCAAAGGCCAAAACCGACCTCAAGCGCCTAAACAAAAACCGACCTCGTGAAATGACCACCAGACGACAGGTTCCATTTTTGGGCGCCGAGCACCGAGTGGAGcggaaaaaaaatgttgaactCAGAGATCCAAGATTTGACGAGAAATCAGGAACATATAGTGCAGAAACCTTCAAGAAAAACTACCAGTTTGTCTCCCAGATTCGAGCAAAGGAAGTTGGTCAGCTGAAGAAGAAACTGGACGAGGTGGAGGATGAGGCGGAGAAGCACAATATAAAGGACACCATGCAGCGActtatcaataaaaatgtggaGGACAAGAAGTGGCACACCAAACAGAAGCAATTGAAAAAGGAGCGCTCTGTCATTCAGAAGAAACACGATCTGGGGCAACAACCTCATTATCTGACAAAGA AGGAGCGTCGAGCTAAGGAACTTGTGGCCCAATTCGAGAAGCTGAAAAACACTGGAAAGCTCAACAAGCACATGGAAAAGCGACGCAAGAAGAACGCCGCCAAGGACCGCAAACGCATTGGCATAGAATAA
- the LOC6728088 gene encoding 39S ribosomal protein L11, mitochondrial, which yields MSKAAGKLKSLKKTVERVTHTSKLKTNIPAGMAAAGPPLGPMLGQRAINIAAFCKDFNAKTAEMKEGVPLPCRISVNSDRSYDLVIHHPPATFFLKQAAGIQRGTMTPGKEVAGMITLKHLYEIAAIKIQDPPNVLLTMQQMCEMLISIARTCGIKVVREIDPAAYGEFLEERKLIVEQQRRELQEKREAKMLRTG from the exons atgtcgAAGGCAGCGGGTAAGCTTAAATCGCTGAAGAAGACGGTAGAACGTGTGACGCACACGAGCAAACTGAAGACGAATATACCTGCGGGAATGGCTGCTGCAGGTCCTCCATTGGGACCAATGTTGGGACAG AGAGCGATTAATATTGCCGCCTTCTGCAAGGACTTCAATGCTAAGACCGCGGAAATGAAAGAGGGCGTGCCGCTGCCGTGCAGGATTTCCGTAAACAGCGATCGCAGCTACGACTTGGTCATCCACCATCCGCCGGCCACATTTTTCCTGAAGCAAGCGGCGGGCATACAAAGGGGTACAATGACGCCTGGTAAGGAGGTTGCCGGCATGATCACCCTCAAGCATTTGTACGAGATTGCAGCCATTAAGATTCAGGACCCGCCCAATGTACTTCTTACCATGCAG CAAATGTGTGAGATGCTCATCAGCATTGCCCGGACCTGTGGCATCAAAGTGGTCAGGGAAATAGATCCGGCGGCCTATGGCGAGTTCCTGGAGGAGCGCAAGCTAATTGTGGAGCAGCAACGGCGCGAGTTGCAGGAGAAGCGGGAAGCAAAGATGTTGCGCACGGGCTAG
- the LOC6728085 gene encoding probable cytochrome P450 313a1 isoform X2, which produces MDCLENKHLLDPDWLDRRKHFNPSFKQDLLLSFFHIFDSETKILMNLLDSYVDKGEIDVVPEMLRWSFKIAAQTTMGSEVKHDEHFKNGSLVECFESLISHSTLNILMPLVQNKMVSKICGYDKLRADNFSRIQKMLDNVVNKKVNPSPKTDSDPELNIVINRAMELYRKGDITYMDVKSECCIMIAAGYDTSALTVYHTLFLLANHPEHQEAVFEELNAAFPDAGHFEITYPDMQKLDYLERVIKETLRLIPAIPITARETKNDVRLSNGVLIPKGVVIGIDMFHTHRNPEVWGPDADNFNPDNFLAENMEQKHPYAYIPFARGKRNCIGSKYAMMSSKFALCRILRNYKISTNTLYKDLVYVDNMTMKLAEYPRLKLQRRS; this is translated from the exons ATGGATTGCTTGGAAAACAAG CATTTACTAGATCCCGATTGGCTTGATCGCCGCAAACACTTTAACCCATCGTTTAAACAGGATCTTCTGCTTAGCTTCTTTCACATTTTCGATTCCGAGACGAAAATCCTGATGAATTTACTAGATAGTTATGTCGACAAGGGCGAAATAGATGTGGTTCCAGAGATGCTCAGATGGTCGTTTAAAATAGCCGCCC AAACCACAATGGGTTCTGAAGTTAAGCATGATGAGCACTTCAAAAATGGCAGCCTCGTGGAATGCTTCGAATC GCTTATATCTCATTCGACTCTCAATATATTGATGCCCTTGGTCCAAAACAAGAtggtttcaaaaatatgcGGTTATGATAAGCTACGAGCTGACAACTTTTCTAGAATTCAAAAAATGTTGGATAAC GTGGTTAATAAAAAAGTCAATCCATCGCCAAAGACTGATTCAGATCCCGAATTGAACATTGTGATCAATAGGGCAATGGAACTGTACCGCAAAGGCGATATCACCTATATGGATGTGAAGAGCGAATGTTGTATAATGATTGCCGCCGGCTATGATACATCAGCTTTAACAGTGTATCACACCCTCTTCCTTCTGGCCAATCATCCCGAGCACCAGGAAGCGGTCTTTGAGGAGCTAAATGCTGCTTTCCCAGATGCCGGACACTTTGAAATAACATACCCAGATATGCAAAAGCTGGACTACTTGGAGCGCGTGATAAAGGAGACCCTACGCCTGATACCTGCTATTCCAATAACGGCAAGGGAAACAAAGAACGATGTTCGTCTCTCGAATGGAGTTCTCATTCCCAAAGGAGTCGTCATCGGCATCGATATGTTTCACACTCACAGAAATCCCGAAGTCTGGGGTCCAGATGCAGACAACTTTAATCCGGATAACTTCTTGGCGGAAAACATGGAGCAAAAGCACCCATATGCCTACATTCCATTTGCGAGGGGAAAGAGAAATTGCATAG gGTCAAAATATGCAATGATGTCTTCAAAGTTTGCTTTATGCAGAATACTCAGGAACTACAAGATTAGCACAAACACTCTCTACAAGGATCTGGTTTATGTGGACAACATGACTATGAAACTGGCGGAGTATCCACGACTTAAACTCCAAAGACGCAGTTAG